The segment TTGGGGATGAATTGGCAGAATTGATATAGGTAAAAATAACATAAAACATCAATTCCAATCTAACAATTTAGAAAATTAGGGGGCATAAGCCCCCAATATTTCTGTTCTTAATATTATAAGACAAGTTATTTTTTCTCCAATTTATTGATCATCTCTACAGCAATTTGTTGGTTGTGAGGTAAAATAGATTTAATTTTTTTAAGATTATCTAACATAGCCTTATCATTCTTGTATTGTAAAGTTAAATTATGTATTTTTGCATAAATCATGTTGTATTCGTTTAACCTGTTACTATACTCATTTTCATTAAATGGAATTGAAAAGTCTATCCCTTTGACATTCCATGCTTTACTGTTAAATACAAATGGTGCGAAATCATCTACATTCCTTCCATCAACTGGTTGAATTTCAGTATATTTAAAGTCACTAAATTCGATTCCATTCTTACCTGCTTTAATGATATAAGAACCATAGAAAGGTTTTTTTACGTTATTAGTTACTTTGTAAGTGAACCAGCTTGTTGCAATTTGATCATGGCTTGAGTGACAGCTATTGCAATCTCTGGCACTTTCCAGGGCATGTGACATTTTGTCCATTTGAATCCAGGCAAGCATGTTATCATTATTTTTTAGATTCTTATATATACCAGTTATTATATACATATCATTTACATCACCTGGTTTTCTTTCAACTATAAACTTATCCGGTTCACCAATCTCTGTGTTCCCTTTCACCACAGTCTTTTTTATCTCCCTTAATTCAAGACCTGTATTTTTTACATCACCTTTGATATTCATGACTGCCATAGGATATGGCTTAACGGGTATCCATATTCCTGAAGTAGGATGCTTTACCAACGTAGGCAAACTTCTGGTACCGTAATACTCTTTATGTTTTGAAAAATAGTTAAATTGTCCCTCTGAAATACCAGGTCCCCAAAATGTGAATTGGTAAGCTCCTACTGCTTTTATGTGGCAGGATGAACAATCAACATTTTTATGATCTTTACTTAATTTAACAGCTTCGACAATCTCTTTGTGACAGTTGGAGCATGATTCTTTGGCATCTTTTGAAGCTAGATGTCCAAAACTATGATCCTTCATTTTGTGACAATCTGTGCATTTTACCCCATTTTTAGCATGAACATCTGTTGGTAATTCGCCATAAGGATACGCAAACTCTTCACGTAAATAACCTGCACCTCTTCTTCTATCCATAGGTCCAGAATGGCAGACTGTTCCTTTACCACTACCATAGCAGCTTAGATTTTCAACCTTTTTAGCAAATTGATGCCTTGCATTAGACTTTTCAAATCCCTTATAATGACAATCATTGCAGCTAGCATGACATTTATTGCAACCCCTGTTTAAACCTGCATTCATTTGTTCAGTAAAGTTTTTAGTGCTCTCTTTTTTAATCCTTTCACCATTATCCCCAAACCAAGCACCACAATTCTGAGGTCCAGGAGGATTGACAGTCCAACTTGTAAAACCTCTCTGATATTTATTAAGCCCCATCCCAGATTTGCTATAATCAGAAAATTCTTTTTCATGACACTTGCCACAGGTATCTTTTGCTACTTTGGGTGAATAGGCCATAGTTTTATTATCATGGTCGTGGTAAAAAAGTTGAGTCAGCTGATTGATACCATACTTCTCAATGAATTCTTTGTTTGGCTTTCTGATCAACAATTTTGTTCTGTCATCTCCTTTTGGTTCAATAGGTGCAAAGCCAGTAGAATCTCTCCCTACAGCTTCATACTTATGATTTTTACCAACCGCAGCATAAAATGGTCTTGGCATATCTTTGTGTGCTTCATCCTTGTTCATGGTCTTATCATTACCAAGATGACAATCGACACAGGTTGGAACACCACCCATATTTACCTCTTTGTCTACTTCTTTAGGGTCAAGATACATCTGTGGAAATCCCATCTTTTCCAAACCTTGCCTATCAGAATGACATTTAACACACCCAGAATCAGGATCATATGCCATTACCGTACTATAAGAAAAAATAAAGACCAAAAAAAACATAAACTTTTTCATCGCTACCTCCATGATTAAAATTAATAAAGTCTATGCAAATAAAATGCCACAATTCCCTAATGTCAAATACAGTATTAACAAAGAATAATTTCATAGATATGTTGCATTTTAAGAAACATATGTCTTAAAATGCAATAAAGTTACTGTAAGTTATATTCTTTCAATTTTCTATACAGAGTTGATCTATCGATCTTTAACATTGATGCTGTTTTTACTTTATCATAATTATTTTTTTTAAGCAGATTCATAATGTGTCGCTTCTCAACCTCCGCAAGACTTAAGTCTTCTTCACAATTATCTATCTTTTCTGTTATAATAGATGAGCTTGTAATAACATTTCCACCATTTTCAATAATCATTGCCCGTTCGATGATATTAGACAATTCTCTTACATTACCAGGATAAGTATATGATAAAAGCTTTTCCTTTGCTTTTTCTTCAATATCTTTGATGGATGGATTTAAACTTTTAAATTTATCAATAAAGAAATATGCCAGGGGCAAAATATCATCCTTTCTTTCTCTTAAAGGAGGAATTTTGATCTTCACAACACTAATTCTATAGTACAAATCATCCCTGAAATCTCTATTTTTAATCAATTGGTTTAAATCTTTATTGGTGGCAGTGATAAGTCTTATGTCGCTTTTCTCTTGAGTTTCAGAGCCCAATGGATAAAAAGTTTTCGTCTCTATGAATCTCAATAGTTTAGCTTGAATGTTTAAGGAAATTTCGCTGACTTCATCCAAAAATACGGTACCACCATTTGCAACAGAAATAAGGCCTCTTTTATTTCTATCTGCACCTGTAAATGCTCCTTTTCTATATCCAAATAACTCACTTTCAAATATATTTTCTTGAATATTAGCACAATTAATTGACACAATTGGATTTTTACTTCTCAGACTATTTTCATGAATAAATCTTGCAAAAAGATCTTTTCCTGTACCGCTTTCACCCTCAAGTAAAATATTAGAATCTGTTTGAGCGACTTTTTTCGTAAAATTAAACAGTTGAAGCATAATACTCGATTTAAATATGATATTTACTTTATTATTATCCAATAGTATTCTTTCTTTTATACTTATTGTTTCGGATATTCGAGATAGTTTCAATTTTAATACTTCTATATCAACAGGCTTAATCAAATAATCATGAGCACCAGATTTAATTGCATCTACCGCTTCTTCCACAGTACCATATCCAGTGATCAAAATTACATAGATATCCGATGATATCTCTTTAATTTTTTTTAACAAATCAAGTCCATTGATTTTAGGCAGTTTTATATCCGAAATCACCACATCAACAAGATTATTTTCCAACCAATTTAATCCTGCTTCAGGGTCAGTAGTACCGTAAACTTCGTAGTTTTCTTTAAGACATCTTACTAAAGTATTGTTTAAAATTTTGTTATCTTCAATTATCAAAATTTTCATATTTTAAAAACCTCAATGTAAATTCAGTCCATTCACCTTTTTTGGAGGTTACCTCAATTTTTCCATTATGATCAGATACAATTTTATACACAAGACTCAATCCTAAACCCATACCTTTATCAGGTTGCTTTGTTGTAAAAAAAGGAACAAAAATATTATTGATCGTATCCTCGTCCATACCTCTCCCATAATCTTTTATAACTATCCAAACTTCACCATCTTTTTCAAAAGAACGTACAAAAATTCTACACTCTTCATCGGAAGCTTCTATGGCATTTAGAAAAATATTAAAAAATACTTGATTAATTAATACTCTATTAGCTAAAATAGTACCATCTTTTATATCCGACTCTACATGTAATTTTTTAAATATGTTATTGAAATACTTGATATTCCGTTCTAAAACCTCTTTAATACTTATCACTTCGTTCGTCTGAATTTTATTTTGAGGGTCAAGCAGTTTCAAATTTTTTATAATAGAAACACATCTTTTAGCTTCATTTTTTATATTATTAATATCATCTGTATTTACTTTACCTTTTTTAGCTTCTTCTAACAAAATATCGCACAATAAAATGATTGAATTCAAAGGAGTGTTCAATTCATGACTAATTCCGGAAGATAAAAGACCAATTGAGCTTAATCTGTTTAAAAGCTCTATCTTTTTTTGTCTTTCCTCGATTTCTATTATGTATTTTTGAAGCGAATTAACCATTTCATAGATATTCCTCACAATCTCTTTGAGCTCTGCATCCATTTTAGTTTCATCCACTCTATAATTAAAATCTCCTTTTCCATAGGCATTCAGAGCTAACTTTATCTCATTTAGTGGCTTAAAAAATCTAAAACTAAACAAAACTGAAACAAAAAAACTCAAAAATATTGAGACAAATAAAATTGTTACTAAATTATTCTTAAGAACATTAAGAATACCTAAATAATAACTGGAATAAAAAATACTGCATATAACCCATTTTCTCGATTTATCTTTATAGGGATAGATAGAATTAAATGACAAAATATCATCATCAATTTTAAATATCCCAGAATCATTCTTTAATTTATCAAATAGAGATTTTCCGTAAATATTTTGAAAATAATAACTTGAACCAAACTGGTTGGCAAATTCATATTTTTTATCAATATGGAACAAGAATATACCATTGCGTTCTTCTGTCTCATTGTTTACTTCAACTAAAAAAGCCATACCGGAATCTTTTTCGAAATTATCAATAAACTGACCTATTTTTATACCCCAAAAGTTTACAATTAAAAAGCCTCTCTTTTCACCATTCACCTTTATGGGTACTACAGTTCTTATCATTGCTGGACAGAAATTATCTGTATCAGGTAACCTACCCCTTTCAAAATTGGAAAGGATTATTTCAGAATTATTATCTTTTTTGGCTTGCTGAAAAAAATCTTTAGTAGATATGTTAATATTAGTATACTCTTTATCACTCGATAAAATTTTACCCTCTCTAACAAACACCTTGATATTACCATCAAGATCAGTTATACGTATTGCCTGAATGACTGGAAGCTTAAAGTACATCTCTAAAAATTTTTTTTCAAGTGCGCTTTTAATAATATCATTGAAATCTTTTGTATATTCTTCAATCATATAATCACGGCTAATATTGTAACTTATATCTTTTATATAAACTAAAAATTCAAGTATAGAATTCCTGGAGTTTAATGTTGTTGTTTTTGCTAAATTGATGATATTATTGAACAATATCTGTTTACTATGATAATAGTTAATGAACGTTAATAGCGTAGAAATAAATGTAATCAATACCAACATGTAAATTGTAAGTTTAATTTTCATTTAACGTTTCACCTAAACTAAAATTTTCTTCGTAAGAATATTATATAATATAACAAATCTTAAAAATCAAACTTAATTTCAAGATAACATCACCCCATCTTCGCAACCAGTATAACAAAATATATAACTATATTATATTTATACTTTTTTATAGACAAAAAATAATAATTTTGATAATAATAAATCATGAACCCTGATGATACTATCAAAATTGCAGCTGATGAGATAAAAAAAGCTGATATTTTTGTATTTACCGCAGGAGCGGGTATAGGTGTGGATTCTGGATTGCCAGACTTTAGAGGAGATAGAGGATTCTGGAGGGCTTATCCAATGTATGAAAAACTTGGACTAAGCTTTGTAGACTGTGCAAATCCTATCCATTTCGAATCCGACCCATACTTTGGTTGGGGATTTTATGGTCATAGATTGAATATGTATAGAGAAACCACCCCTAATAAAGGCTTTAACATACTTTTAAAGTGGGGTAAAGAGATCGCAAAGGAATATTTTGTTGTCACATCGAATGTGGACGGTCAATTTCAAAAAGCAGGTTTTGAAGAAGAAAAGGTATATGAAATTCATGGCTCAATCCACTACTTACAATGTGTAGGGCCCTGCTGTGATGAAATATGGTTTAATAATGAAATAATTGAAATAGACATCGATTCCATGAGAGCAAAAAATATTCCCAGTTGCAAACATTGTAATAAAGTAGCCAGACCAAACATTTTAATGTTTGGTGATTATAGCTGGCTCAGTCACAGATCCAATCATCAGAGAATACTTTTCGAAGAATTTTTACGAAGAAATTCAGATAAAAGAATTGTCGTCATCGAAATAGGCGCCGGCACTGCCATTCCATCAATAAGATATACCGGAGAGAGAATCATAAGCAGATACAATGCATTTTTAATCAGAATCAATCCAAG is part of the Calditerrivibrio nitroreducens DSM 19672 genome and harbors:
- a CDS encoding cytochrome c, translated to MKKFMFFLVFIFSYSTVMAYDPDSGCVKCHSDRQGLEKMGFPQMYLDPKEVDKEVNMGGVPTCVDCHLGNDKTMNKDEAHKDMPRPFYAAVGKNHKYEAVGRDSTGFAPIEPKGDDRTKLLIRKPNKEFIEKYGINQLTQLFYHDHDNKTMAYSPKVAKDTCGKCHEKEFSDYSKSGMGLNKYQRGFTSWTVNPPGPQNCGAWFGDNGERIKKESTKNFTEQMNAGLNRGCNKCHASCNDCHYKGFEKSNARHQFAKKVENLSCYGSGKGTVCHSGPMDRRRGAGYLREEFAYPYGELPTDVHAKNGVKCTDCHKMKDHSFGHLASKDAKESCSNCHKEIVEAVKLSKDHKNVDCSSCHIKAVGAYQFTFWGPGISEGQFNYFSKHKEYYGTRSLPTLVKHPTSGIWIPVKPYPMAVMNIKGDVKNTGLELREIKKTVVKGNTEIGEPDKFIVERKPGDVNDMYIITGIYKNLKNNDNMLAWIQMDKMSHALESARDCNSCHSSHDQIATSWFTYKVTNNVKKPFYGSYIIKAGKNGIEFSDFKYTEIQPVDGRNVDDFAPFVFNSKAWNVKGIDFSIPFNENEYSNRLNEYNMIYAKIHNLTLQYKNDKAMLDNLKKIKSILPHNQQIAVEMINKLEKK
- a CDS encoding sigma-54-dependent transcriptional regulator gives rise to the protein MKILIIEDNKILNNTLVRCLKENYEVYGTTDPEAGLNWLENNLVDVVISDIKLPKINGLDLLKKIKEISSDIYVILITGYGTVEEAVDAIKSGAHDYLIKPVDIEVLKLKLSRISETISIKERILLDNNKVNIIFKSSIMLQLFNFTKKVAQTDSNILLEGESGTGKDLFARFIHENSLRSKNPIVSINCANIQENIFESELFGYRKGAFTGADRNKRGLISVANGGTVFLDEVSEISLNIQAKLLRFIETKTFYPLGSETQEKSDIRLITATNKDLNQLIKNRDFRDDLYYRISVVKIKIPPLRERKDDILPLAYFFIDKFKSLNPSIKDIEEKAKEKLLSYTYPGNVRELSNIIERAMIIENGGNVITSSSIITEKIDNCEEDLSLAEVEKRHIMNLLKKNNYDKVKTASMLKIDRSTLYRKLKEYNLQ
- a CDS encoding sensor histidine kinase; amino-acid sequence: MKIKLTIYMLVLITFISTLLTFINYYHSKQILFNNIINLAKTTTLNSRNSILEFLVYIKDISYNISRDYMIEEYTKDFNDIIKSALEKKFLEMYFKLPVIQAIRITDLDGNIKVFVREGKILSSDKEYTNINISTKDFFQQAKKDNNSEIILSNFERGRLPDTDNFCPAMIRTVVPIKVNGEKRGFLIVNFWGIKIGQFIDNFEKDSGMAFLVEVNNETEERNGIFLFHIDKKYEFANQFGSSYYFQNIYGKSLFDKLKNDSGIFKIDDDILSFNSIYPYKDKSRKWVICSIFYSSYYLGILNVLKNNLVTILFVSIFLSFFVSVLFSFRFFKPLNEIKLALNAYGKGDFNYRVDETKMDAELKEIVRNIYEMVNSLQKYIIEIEERQKKIELLNRLSSIGLLSSGISHELNTPLNSIILLCDILLEEAKKGKVNTDDINNIKNEAKRCVSIIKNLKLLDPQNKIQTNEVISIKEVLERNIKYFNNIFKKLHVESDIKDGTILANRVLINQVFFNIFLNAIEASDEECRIFVRSFEKDGEVWIVIKDYGRGMDEDTINNIFVPFFTTKQPDKGMGLGLSLVYKIVSDHNGKIEVTSKKGEWTEFTLRFLKYENFDN
- a CDS encoding SIR2 family NAD-dependent protein deacylase encodes the protein MNPDDTIKIAADEIKKADIFVFTAGAGIGVDSGLPDFRGDRGFWRAYPMYEKLGLSFVDCANPIHFESDPYFGWGFYGHRLNMYRETTPNKGFNILLKWGKEIAKEYFVVTSNVDGQFQKAGFEEEKVYEIHGSIHYLQCVGPCCDEIWFNNEIIEIDIDSMRAKNIPSCKHCNKVARPNILMFGDYSWLSHRSNHQRILFEEFLRRNSDKRIVVIEIGAGTAIPSIRYTGERIISRYNAFLIRINPREYYTSDENAIGIPSSGLKALESLDNILS